From one Cupriavidus sp. P-10 genomic stretch:
- a CDS encoding alpha/beta fold hydrolase — MSATPQQMPSSLHPNLPVGRFITTSGGLRLHCLDAGSGEPVVFIHGSGPGASGHSNFRFNVPAFAAAGFRTVVVDLPGYGLSSKPDDVEYTLDFFVAALREQLLALELPRCVLVGNSLGGAIALQYALDYPDHVSRLVMMAPGGVEERETYFQMEGIQRMVSLFTGGHMNPETMRQLLQLLVHDASLVTDALVDERMAVCREQPREVLATMKVPNLTARLGEIRCPVLGFWGTEDQFNPAAGAMKFLGGCADARFVMINRCGHWVMVEHAAYFNRECLGFLADTAQAGAA; from the coding sequence ATGTCCGCTACGCCGCAGCAAATGCCTTCATCCCTGCATCCGAACCTGCCCGTGGGGCGCTTCATCACCACCTCCGGGGGCCTGCGGCTGCACTGCCTGGATGCCGGCAGCGGCGAACCCGTGGTCTTTATCCATGGCAGCGGGCCGGGCGCGAGCGGGCACAGCAACTTCCGCTTCAACGTGCCGGCCTTCGCCGCGGCGGGTTTCCGTACGGTGGTGGTGGACCTGCCCGGGTACGGGTTGTCGTCGAAGCCGGACGACGTCGAATACACGCTGGATTTCTTCGTCGCCGCGCTGCGCGAGCAGTTGCTGGCACTGGAACTGCCGCGCTGCGTGCTGGTCGGCAATTCGCTCGGGGGCGCGATCGCGCTGCAGTACGCGCTGGATTATCCCGACCATGTGAGCCGGCTGGTGATGATGGCCCCGGGCGGCGTGGAAGAGCGCGAGACCTACTTCCAGATGGAAGGCATCCAGCGCATGGTGTCGCTGTTCACCGGCGGGCATATGAACCCGGAAACCATGCGCCAGCTGCTGCAGTTGCTGGTGCATGACGCAAGCCTCGTCACCGACGCGCTGGTGGATGAGCGCATGGCGGTGTGCCGCGAGCAGCCGCGCGAGGTGCTGGCCACCATGAAGGTGCCCAACCTGACCGCGCGGCTGGGCGAGATCCGCTGCCCGGTGTTGGGCTTCTGGGGCACCGAAGACCAGTTCAATCCCGCCGCCGGCGCGATGAAGTTCCTCGGCGGCTGCGCCGATGCGCGCTTTGTCATGATCAACCGTTGCGGCCACTGGGTGATGGTCGAGCACGCCGCGTATTTCAATCGCGAATGCCTCGGCTTCCTGGCCGATACCGCACAGGCCGGCGCGGCATAA
- a CDS encoding SDR family oxidoreductase, giving the protein MTGFDYTGQAVLVTGGMRGIGRAISEAFLRAGAQVFVCGRTAPANDGELPCASGRSARFIAADIRDLGQADAMLAEIAQASPALDVVIHNAGGAPYALVADASPRLLESVIRLNLVAPLQLAQRVNARMQQQPGGGTQLFVGSVSALRPSPGTAAYGAAKAGILNAVRTLAVEWAPRVRVAAVSPGVVLTDTSRDQHYGDPGALRAMAATVPLGRLAQPDDIASACLFLASPQASYVSGANLVIDGGGERPAFLDAASLNHAM; this is encoded by the coding sequence ATGACAGGATTCGACTACACCGGCCAGGCCGTGCTGGTGACCGGCGGCATGCGCGGCATCGGCCGCGCCATCAGCGAGGCTTTCCTGCGCGCCGGCGCGCAGGTCTTCGTGTGCGGGCGCACCGCGCCCGCAAATGACGGCGAGCTGCCATGCGCAAGCGGGCGCAGCGCCCGCTTCATCGCCGCGGATATCCGCGACCTCGGACAGGCCGATGCCATGCTGGCGGAGATTGCACAGGCCAGCCCCGCGCTCGACGTCGTGATCCACAACGCCGGCGGCGCGCCGTACGCGCTGGTCGCCGATGCCTCGCCACGGCTGCTGGAATCGGTGATCCGGCTCAACCTGGTGGCGCCGCTGCAACTGGCGCAACGGGTCAATGCCCGGATGCAGCAGCAGCCCGGCGGCGGCACGCAGTTGTTCGTCGGCAGCGTCAGCGCGCTGCGGCCATCGCCCGGCACCGCGGCCTATGGCGCCGCCAAGGCCGGCATCCTCAACGCGGTGCGCACCCTCGCGGTGGAATGGGCGCCGCGCGTGCGCGTTGCCGCGGTCAGCCCGGGCGTGGTGCTGACCGACACCTCGCGCGACCAGCACTATGGCGATCCCGGGGCACTGCGCGCGATGGCGGCAACGGTGCCGCTGGGCCGCCTCGCGCAACCGGACGACATTGCCAGCGCGTGCCTGTTCCTGGCCTCGCCGCAGGCGTCGTACGTGTCCGGTGCCAACCTCGTGATCGATGGCGGTGGCGAGCGCCCGGCCTTTCTCGACGCGGCATCGCTCAACCACGCCATGTAG
- the dmpE gene encoding 2-oxopent-4-enoate hydratase: MHDDQIATLSQELHHALVTRSPVPPLSGRGLKLDVSDAYRIQQGFIAHRLAAGDRITGKKIGVTSKPVQQMLDVHQPDFGILLQSMHYAAGTPVPASTLIQPRAEGEIAFFLRRDLRGPGVTRDDVLDATESVAACFEIVDSRIRDWRIRIEDTVADNASCGVYVLGDERVSPHALDLAACAMTLEKNGECVATGLGSAALGHPADAVAWLANTLGSFGIPLLAGEAILSGSLAALIPVQAGDRLSMHITGIGGCSAAFC, encoded by the coding sequence ATGCACGACGACCAGATCGCCACGCTCAGCCAAGAACTTCACCACGCGCTCGTCACGCGCTCGCCGGTGCCGCCGCTCAGCGGCCGCGGGCTCAAGCTCGACGTCAGCGATGCCTATCGCATCCAGCAGGGCTTTATCGCGCACCGGCTCGCCGCGGGCGACCGCATCACCGGCAAGAAGATCGGCGTGACCAGCAAGCCCGTGCAGCAGATGCTGGACGTGCACCAGCCTGACTTCGGCATCCTGCTGCAGAGCATGCACTACGCGGCGGGCACGCCTGTTCCGGCGAGCACGTTGATCCAGCCTCGCGCCGAGGGCGAAATCGCCTTCTTCCTGCGACGCGACCTGCGTGGTCCGGGCGTGACCCGCGACGATGTGCTCGACGCGACCGAATCGGTGGCGGCGTGCTTCGAGATCGTCGACTCGCGCATCCGCGACTGGCGCATCCGCATCGAGGACACAGTCGCCGACAACGCTTCCTGCGGCGTCTACGTGCTCGGCGACGAGCGTGTCAGCCCGCACGCGCTTGATCTTGCCGCGTGCGCGATGACGCTGGAGAAGAACGGCGAATGCGTGGCCACGGGGCTGGGCAGCGCCGCGCTCGGCCATCCCGCCGACGCGGTGGCGTGGCTGGCGAACACGCTGGGCAGCTTCGGCATCCCGCTGCTGGCCGGCGAGGCCATCCTGTCGGGCTCGCTTGCGGCGCTGATCCCGGTCCAGGCCGGCGACCGGCTGTCCATGCACATCACCGGCATCGGCGGCTGCAGCGCCGCGTTCTGCTGA
- a CDS encoding nuclear transport factor 2 family protein, whose amino-acid sequence MPDSAAMKATLLAYVERFNAGDAEGVAALYADDATVEDPVGAQPLAGKPAILAFYQHATSRGARLEVVTPPRGSHGNAAALTFAVHARLEGRPARIDVTDIMTFGADGRIQGMRAHWGPDDVHFL is encoded by the coding sequence ATGCCCGATAGCGCCGCGATGAAAGCCACGCTGCTTGCCTATGTCGAACGCTTCAATGCCGGCGATGCCGAGGGCGTCGCCGCGCTCTACGCGGACGATGCCACGGTGGAGGATCCGGTCGGGGCGCAGCCGCTTGCCGGCAAGCCGGCCATCCTCGCCTTCTACCAGCACGCCACCTCGCGCGGCGCGCGCCTGGAGGTGGTAACGCCGCCGCGCGGTTCGCACGGCAACGCCGCCGCGCTGACCTTTGCGGTGCATGCGCGGCTGGAAGGTCGGCCGGCACGGATCGACGTGACCGACATCATGACGTTCGGCGCTGACGGGCGCATCCAGGGCATGCGCGCCCACTGGGGGCCGGACGACGTTCATTTCCTGTAA
- the cysN gene encoding sulfate adenylyltransferase subunit CysN yields the protein METLIDNAPESASQAAANAAKNAAKNAAQHDIADYLRAQQGKSLLRFITCGSVDDGKSTLIGRLLYESKMLFEDQLAQLEADSKKMGTQGDNLDFALLVDGLAAEREQGITIDVAYRFFATDKRKFIVADTPGHEQYTRNMVTGASTADLAILLVDARRGVQTQTRRHSYLVSTLGIRRVVLAVNKLDMVDYSREVYTRIEAGYREFARQIGLTDITCIPMSALRGDNITAPSANTPWYQGPTLMQHLETVPIDSAPVQDETFRLPVQWVNRPNLDFRGFAGTVSAGEIRRGDRVRALPSGRESRVASIVGADGECEHAVRGQAVTLTLADEIDISRGDVLACAEDPPAVADQFEATLVWMNEDAMLPGRPYLLKLGTRTVGVTVAQPKYKVNVNTLEQLAARTLELNEIGVCNLHLDRPVAFDPYARSRELGGFIIIDRLTNNTVGAGMLHFALRRAQNVHWQAIDVDRHAHAALKHQSPRIVWFTGLSGAGKSTIANLVEKRLHALGHHTYLLDGDNVRHGLNKDLGFSEADRVENIRRVAEVARLMLDAGLIVLVSFISPFRSEREMARALAGDGEFVEVFIDTPLAVAEERDPKGLYRKARRGELKNFTGIDSPYEAPERPELRIDTTADTAEQAAERVVAWLRDKP from the coding sequence ATGGAAACCTTGATCGACAACGCGCCGGAATCGGCGTCACAAGCGGCGGCAAACGCGGCGAAAAACGCGGCGAAAAATGCGGCACAGCACGATATCGCCGACTACCTGCGTGCGCAGCAAGGCAAGAGCCTGCTGCGCTTTATCACCTGCGGCAGCGTCGACGACGGCAAGAGCACGCTGATCGGCCGGCTGCTGTACGAATCGAAGATGCTGTTCGAGGACCAGCTCGCGCAGCTCGAAGCCGACTCGAAGAAGATGGGCACGCAGGGCGACAACCTCGATTTCGCGCTGCTGGTGGACGGCCTGGCCGCCGAGCGCGAGCAGGGCATCACCATCGATGTCGCCTACCGCTTCTTTGCCACCGACAAACGCAAGTTCATCGTCGCCGACACGCCGGGGCATGAGCAATACACGCGCAACATGGTCACCGGCGCATCGACCGCCGACCTCGCCATCCTGCTGGTGGATGCGCGCCGCGGCGTGCAGACGCAGACGCGCCGTCACAGCTACCTGGTATCCACGCTGGGCATCCGGCGCGTGGTGCTGGCGGTCAACAAGCTCGACATGGTGGACTATTCGCGCGAGGTTTACACGCGCATCGAAGCCGGGTACCGCGAATTCGCACGCCAGATCGGCCTGACCGATATCACCTGCATCCCGATGTCCGCGCTGCGCGGCGACAACATCACCGCGCCCAGTGCCAACACGCCGTGGTACCAGGGCCCGACGCTGATGCAACACCTGGAGACCGTGCCGATCGACAGCGCCCCCGTGCAGGACGAAACGTTCCGGCTGCCGGTGCAGTGGGTCAACCGCCCCAACCTGGACTTCCGCGGCTTCGCCGGCACCGTCAGCGCCGGCGAGATCCGCCGCGGCGACCGCGTTCGCGCCCTTCCCTCCGGCCGGGAGTCCCGCGTCGCCAGCATCGTTGGTGCCGATGGCGAATGCGAGCATGCCGTACGCGGCCAGGCGGTGACGCTGACGCTGGCCGACGAGATCGACATCAGCCGCGGCGACGTGCTGGCGTGCGCGGAAGACCCGCCCGCGGTGGCCGACCAGTTCGAAGCCACGCTGGTGTGGATGAACGAGGACGCGATGCTGCCCGGCCGTCCCTACCTGCTCAAGCTTGGCACGCGCACCGTGGGCGTGACCGTCGCGCAGCCCAAATACAAGGTCAACGTCAATACCCTCGAACAGCTGGCCGCGCGCACGCTGGAACTCAATGAAATCGGCGTCTGCAACCTGCACCTGGACCGGCCGGTGGCGTTCGACCCCTATGCACGCAGCCGCGAGCTGGGCGGCTTCATCATCATCGACCGGCTGACCAACAACACCGTCGGCGCCGGCATGCTGCACTTCGCGCTGCGCCGGGCGCAAAACGTCCACTGGCAGGCCATCGACGTGGACCGGCACGCCCACGCCGCGCTCAAGCACCAGTCGCCGCGCATCGTCTGGTTCACCGGGCTCTCCGGCGCGGGCAAGTCCACCATCGCCAACCTGGTGGAAAAGCGCCTGCATGCGCTGGGCCACCACACCTACCTGCTCGACGGCGACAACGTGCGCCATGGGCTGAACAAGGACCTGGGCTTCTCCGAGGCCGACCGCGTCGAGAACATCCGGCGCGTGGCGGAAGTGGCAAGGCTGATGCTCGATGCCGGGCTGATCGTGCTGGTCTCGTTTATCTCGCCGTTCCGCTCCGAGCGCGAGATGGCGCGCGCGCTGGCAGGCGACGGGGAATTTGTCGAAGTCTTCATCGATACGCCGCTGGCGGTGGCAGAGGAGCGCGATCCCAAGGGGCTGTACCGCAAGGCGCGGCGTGGCGAGCTGAAGAACTTCACCGGCATCGATTCGCCGTACGAGGCGCCTGAACGGCCCGAACTGCGCATCGACACCACGGCCGACACGGCGGAACAAGCGGCGGAGCGGGTCGTAGCGTGGCTGCGGGATAAGCCTTAG
- a CDS encoding SRPBCC domain-containing protein → MAKPENLVTSITVEIDAPASLVWEVLTDFPRYAEWNTFCPGLETTATLGDMVHMQVRIPGTDQIIPVNEYLVAWEPERLLSWEQRPTDENKDAARRDQYIEAIAPARTRYFTTDLFLGLNAETIMREHGAWVKQGFDQVARDVKARAEALHAQRQR, encoded by the coding sequence ATGGCCAAGCCCGAAAACCTCGTCACCTCGATCACCGTGGAAATCGATGCCCCCGCCTCCCTGGTATGGGAAGTCCTGACCGACTTCCCGCGCTACGCCGAATGGAACACCTTCTGCCCCGGCCTGGAAACGACAGCCACGCTAGGCGACATGGTCCACATGCAAGTCCGCATCCCCGGCACCGACCAGATCATCCCGGTCAATGAGTACCTCGTGGCGTGGGAGCCAGAACGCCTGCTGTCATGGGAGCAACGTCCCACGGACGAAAACAAGGACGCCGCCCGCCGCGACCAGTACATCGAAGCGATCGCCCCCGCCCGCACCCGCTACTTCACCACCGACCTGTTCCTGGGTCTGAACGCCGAAACCATCATGCGCGAACACGGCGCCTGGGTGAAACAGGGCTTCGACCAGGTAGCAAGAGATGTCAAGGCGCGTGCCGAAGCGCTGCACGCGCAGCGCCAGCGCTGA
- a CDS encoding TetR family transcriptional regulator translates to MVRRSRDDAVATRERILASAQQLMHQRGVHCVTLEDVARAIGMTRGAVYAHFRSRAALLGALLSCAEADLAERLAPMGPIGAGEAPAALEPGLAALLDGDGIARHVSLLAFLLQHKCGADCELCPLRARVLRDIDALRDTLAARMPTPALAGLLVAHLWGLLSAHALQLAPSGLSGCAASLARLYAAPGMQRGASPDGAAGPAFPRDTT, encoded by the coding sequence ATGGTCAGGCGTAGCCGCGACGATGCCGTCGCCACGCGCGAGCGCATCCTGGCCAGCGCGCAGCAGCTGATGCACCAGCGTGGCGTGCATTGCGTCACGCTGGAGGATGTGGCCCGCGCCATCGGCATGACGCGCGGGGCGGTGTATGCGCATTTCCGCTCACGCGCGGCGCTGCTCGGTGCGCTGCTGTCGTGCGCGGAGGCGGATCTTGCCGAGCGGCTTGCACCGATGGGCCCGATTGGCGCCGGCGAGGCGCCGGCGGCGCTGGAGCCGGGGCTGGCCGCGCTGCTCGATGGTGACGGCATCGCGCGCCATGTCAGCCTGCTGGCGTTCCTGCTGCAACACAAGTGCGGCGCTGACTGTGAGCTGTGCCCGTTGCGGGCGCGCGTGCTGCGGGACATCGATGCGCTGCGCGACACGCTGGCGGCCCGGATGCCGACGCCCGCGCTGGCTGGGCTGCTGGTTGCGCATCTGTGGGGCTTGCTGAGCGCCCATGCGCTGCAGCTGGCGCCGTCGGGATTATCCGGATGCGCGGCCTCGCTCGCGCGGCTGTATGCGGCGCCGGGTATGCAACGCGGTGCATCGCCGGATGGCGCGGCTGGCCCGGCCTTTCCCCGGGATACCACCTAG
- a CDS encoding DUF1302 domain-containing protein — MHQPPRGPAKRRSRLRPIAAAAMLAALATMLAPAAQAGDTIDFGRDTTLDYSVTASYGAAVRTGHRSDTLLSPANINGDDGDRNFKPGDMIANRVSLLGEAHLRHGAFGALLRGSVFYDWAYSGTNSNNAPFTVNHSGPFNQFTESAQDYHEHRAQLLDAYVYGTTPIGGTQLSFKLGNQVVAWGESLFFANIAGAQGPADATKAFVPGAEVKDILLPVPQASLQLQVTPSFSLMGYYQFTFKPNQLSAPGSYFSTSDLVGPGAEFIIGPGFRIPRGPDVRPSDWGQWGVGARWRVFEGTEIGLYQLRYHDKNPSVVTSMFPTLQYQEKFFGGINLTGASFSTQVLGANIAGEVSYKDGIPMLVDVAGSPTASRGKALQGQLSAIYSVGPTFLANSQSLLGEVAYLHVLSVDPVMGFSQLTNTRNSAAFQLGWSLTYNNVFDGWDLTVPLTYAHQFSGRSAVAGAFGTLMGYGDRRASVGVTFKYLNNLELNLTYAAFIGGPSITNRPLADRDYVAFNAKYSF; from the coding sequence ATGCACCAACCACCACGCGGCCCAGCGAAGCGCCGCAGCCGGCTGCGGCCGATCGCCGCAGCGGCCATGCTGGCGGCGCTGGCTACGATGCTGGCGCCTGCCGCACAAGCCGGCGACACCATCGACTTCGGCCGCGACACCACGCTCGACTACAGCGTCACCGCGTCCTACGGCGCGGCGGTGCGCACTGGCCACCGCAGCGACACGCTGCTGAGCCCGGCCAATATCAACGGCGACGACGGCGACCGCAACTTCAAGCCCGGCGACATGATCGCCAACCGCGTGTCGCTGCTGGGCGAAGCCCACCTGCGCCACGGCGCCTTCGGCGCGCTGTTGCGCGGCAGCGTGTTCTACGACTGGGCCTACAGCGGCACCAACTCGAACAATGCGCCGTTCACGGTCAACCACAGCGGGCCGTTCAACCAGTTCACCGAATCGGCGCAGGACTACCACGAGCATCGCGCCCAGCTGCTCGATGCCTATGTCTATGGCACCACGCCGATCGGCGGCACCCAGCTGAGCTTCAAGCTGGGCAACCAGGTGGTGGCATGGGGCGAGAGCCTGTTCTTCGCCAATATCGCGGGCGCGCAGGGGCCCGCGGATGCCACCAAGGCCTTCGTGCCGGGCGCCGAGGTCAAGGACATCCTGCTGCCGGTACCCCAGGCATCGCTGCAGCTGCAGGTCACGCCATCGTTCAGCCTGATGGGCTATTACCAGTTCACCTTCAAGCCGAACCAGCTGTCGGCGCCGGGCAGCTACTTCAGCACCAGCGACCTGGTCGGTCCGGGCGCGGAATTCATCATCGGGCCCGGCTTCCGCATCCCGCGCGGGCCGGACGTCCGCCCGTCCGACTGGGGACAGTGGGGCGTGGGCGCGCGCTGGCGCGTGTTCGAAGGCACCGAGATCGGGCTCTACCAGCTGCGCTACCACGACAAGAACCCGAGCGTGGTGACCTCGATGTTCCCCACGCTGCAATACCAGGAGAAGTTCTTCGGCGGCATCAACCTGACCGGCGCCAGCTTCTCCACCCAGGTGCTCGGCGCCAACATCGCCGGCGAGGTCAGCTACAAGGACGGCATACCGATGCTGGTGGACGTGGCCGGCTCGCCCACCGCCTCGCGCGGCAAGGCACTGCAGGGGCAGCTTTCCGCGATCTATTCGGTGGGGCCGACCTTCCTCGCCAACTCGCAGTCGCTGCTCGGTGAAGTCGCCTACCTGCATGTGCTGAGCGTCGATCCGGTGATGGGCTTCAGCCAGCTGACCAACACGCGCAACTCGGCGGCGTTCCAGCTCGGCTGGTCGCTGACCTATAACAACGTGTTCGATGGCTGGGACCTGACCGTGCCACTCACCTACGCGCACCAGTTCAGCGGCCGCTCGGCCGTGGCCGGCGCCTTCGGCACGCTGATGGGCTATGGCGACCGGCGCGCCAGTGTGGGGGTGACCTTCAAGTACCTGAACAACCTGGAGCTCAACCTGACTTACGCGGCGTTTATCGGCGGACCGAGCATTACCAACCGCCCGCTGGCAGACCGCGACTACGTGGCCTTCAACGCCAAGTATTCGTTCTGA
- a CDS encoding helix-turn-helix transcriptional regulator, translating to MLPYSLQAAELSALLAQLYQGPTEAVPWAGFLETVRQRLDAVFVTLVLRHPATDRPGLIVNASAYGPHLPGEPSYSEQYYALCPFLDLHPDRLFSADELFGEAGWLAHPFYTQYLAPLHLRYILAANLVTADGVECALFISRAQTGQDFGESEKALLQSLLPHLKRAVDLHAALDVLQSERALYAEAVDRLLVGTIILDEHGKTIRSNDVARRLLQARDGLYLSDGSLHAHCPVESRRFRRILEDTAQAHALAASRSEVTLLSRPATATPLSVLVRPIPLSYRTEDKARRPAVAVFIRDPAGSPRNTHASLRKLFHLTPTEIELALLMVDGLTLDEAAVRLGVKKNTVRAHLRGIFAKTGATRQAVLVKMLLSSVAGMG from the coding sequence ATGCTGCCATATTCGTTGCAGGCCGCCGAACTCAGCGCCCTGCTCGCCCAGCTCTACCAGGGCCCCACGGAAGCCGTGCCCTGGGCCGGCTTCCTCGAAACCGTGCGCCAGCGCCTCGACGCCGTCTTCGTCACGCTGGTGCTGCGCCACCCCGCCACGGACCGCCCTGGCCTGATCGTCAACGCCTCCGCCTACGGCCCGCACCTGCCGGGCGAGCCCTCGTACAGCGAGCAGTACTACGCGCTGTGCCCCTTCCTCGACCTCCATCCCGACCGCCTCTTCAGCGCCGATGAGCTGTTCGGCGAAGCCGGATGGCTGGCCCACCCGTTCTATACCCAGTACCTGGCGCCGCTGCACCTGCGCTATATCCTCGCCGCCAACCTGGTCACCGCCGACGGCGTGGAATGCGCCCTGTTCATCAGCCGCGCCCAGACAGGCCAGGACTTCGGCGAATCCGAGAAGGCACTGCTGCAGAGCCTGTTGCCGCACCTCAAGCGCGCGGTCGACCTGCATGCCGCGCTCGACGTGCTGCAATCCGAGCGTGCCCTGTACGCGGAAGCCGTAGACCGGCTGCTGGTCGGCACCATCATCCTCGACGAGCACGGCAAGACCATCCGCAGCAACGACGTCGCCAGGCGCCTGCTGCAGGCGCGCGACGGCCTCTATCTGTCAGACGGCTCGCTGCACGCACACTGCCCGGTCGAAAGCCGCCGCTTCCGCAGGATCCTTGAAGACACCGCGCAGGCCCACGCGCTGGCCGCATCGCGCAGCGAAGTCACGCTGCTTAGCCGCCCCGCAACGGCCACGCCGCTGAGCGTGCTGGTGCGGCCGATTCCGCTCAGCTACCGCACCGAAGACAAGGCCCGCCGCCCAGCGGTCGCGGTATTCATCCGCGACCCGGCCGGCTCTCCGCGCAACACGCATGCCAGCCTGCGCAAGCTGTTCCACCTGACGCCGACGGAAATCGAGCTGGCCTTGCTGATGGTCGATGGCCTGACGCTCGATGAAGCGGCCGTCAGGCTTGGGGTAAAGAAGAACACGGTCCGCGCACACCTGCGGGGGATCTTTGCCAAGACCGGAGCGACGCGGCAGGCGGTGTTGGTGAAGATGCTGCTGTCCAGTGTTGCGGGGATGGGGTGA
- the cysD gene encoding sulfate adenylyltransferase subunit CysD, whose product MLTHLEQLEAESIHIMREVVAECENPVMLYSIGKDSAVMLHLAMKAFYPARPPFPLLHVDTTWKFREMIAFRDQTVDRLGLDLRVHINPEGLERNISPHEHGSAVHTDVWKTQGLKQALDHYGFDAAFGGARRDEEKSRAKERVFSVRTAQHRWDPKMQRPELWRQYNTRKRKGESLRVFPLSNWTELDIWQYIYLNDIPIVPLYYARERPVVERDGTLIMVDDERLPLRPGEKPQMRKVRFRTLGCYPLTGAIESEADTLGGIIQEMLLATTSERQGRLIDSDSAGSMEKKKQEGYF is encoded by the coding sequence ATGTTGACCCACCTGGAGCAACTGGAGGCGGAGAGCATCCACATCATGCGGGAGGTGGTGGCGGAATGCGAAAACCCCGTCATGCTCTATTCCATCGGCAAGGACAGCGCCGTGATGCTGCACCTTGCGATGAAGGCCTTCTATCCCGCGCGGCCGCCGTTCCCGCTGCTGCATGTCGATACCACGTGGAAATTCCGCGAGATGATCGCGTTCCGCGACCAGACCGTCGACCGGCTCGGCCTGGACCTGCGCGTCCATATCAACCCTGAAGGGCTGGAACGCAATATCAGCCCGCATGAGCACGGTTCGGCCGTCCACACCGATGTGTGGAAGACGCAGGGCCTGAAGCAGGCACTGGATCACTACGGCTTTGACGCCGCCTTCGGCGGCGCGCGCCGCGACGAGGAGAAGTCACGCGCCAAGGAGCGGGTGTTCTCGGTGCGCACCGCACAGCACCGCTGGGACCCGAAGATGCAGCGCCCCGAACTCTGGCGCCAGTACAACACCCGCAAGCGCAAGGGCGAAAGCCTGCGCGTATTCCCGCTGTCGAACTGGACCGAGCTGGACATCTGGCAATACATCTACCTGAACGACATCCCGATCGTGCCGCTTTACTACGCCAGGGAACGGCCGGTGGTCGAGCGCGACGGCACGCTGATCATGGTCGACGACGAACGCCTGCCGCTGCGCCCCGGCGAGAAGCCTCAGATGCGCAAGGTCCGCTTCCGCACGCTGGGCTGCTATCCGCTCACCGGCGCAATCGAGAGCGAGGCCGACACGCTCGGCGGCATCATCCAGGAAATGCTGCTGGCGACCACGTCGGAGCGCCAGGGACGGCTGATCGACAGCGATTCGGCCGGTTCGATGGAGAAGAAAAAGCAGGAGGGGTACTTCTGA
- a CDS encoding SDR family NAD(P)-dependent oxidoreductase — MEYPYSLFDLRGKVAAITGAARGIGAETARVLAAAGAKVAVLDVLEADGKATAEAICGAGGEAAFWKFDVTSESEVARVFDEIAARFGGLGILVNNAGIEGTNEPTHQVTLEQWQQVMAVNVTGTFLCTKHAIAHLERAGGGAIVNVSSMYGIAAGPDVPPYHASKAAVRMMAKTDAMLYAAKGIRANSIHPGYIRTPMLEHVAQASGQGEALFDYLGGLTPVGKVGQPRDIAAGILFLVSDAARYMTGAELVIDGGYTAR, encoded by the coding sequence ATGGAATACCCGTATAGCCTGTTCGACCTGCGCGGCAAGGTGGCCGCCATCACCGGCGCCGCGCGCGGCATCGGCGCGGAAACCGCCCGTGTGCTGGCCGCCGCGGGCGCGAAGGTCGCCGTGCTCGATGTGCTTGAAGCGGACGGCAAGGCCACCGCCGAGGCCATCTGTGGCGCGGGCGGCGAGGCCGCGTTCTGGAAGTTCGACGTCACCAGCGAAAGCGAGGTGGCGCGCGTGTTCGACGAAATTGCTGCCCGCTTTGGCGGCCTCGGCATCCTGGTGAACAACGCCGGCATCGAAGGCACGAACGAGCCCACCCACCAGGTGACGCTGGAGCAATGGCAGCAGGTGATGGCGGTCAACGTGACGGGCACGTTCCTGTGCACCAAGCATGCCATCGCGCACCTGGAGCGCGCCGGTGGGGGTGCCATTGTCAACGTATCGTCGATGTACGGCATTGCCGCGGGGCCGGACGTGCCGCCCTACCATGCATCCAAGGCCGCGGTGCGAATGATGGCCAAGACCGACGCCATGCTTTATGCGGCCAAGGGCATCCGCGCCAACTCTATCCATCCGGGCTATATCCGCACGCCGATGCTTGAACACGTGGCGCAGGCCTCGGGGCAGGGCGAGGCGCTGTTCGACTACCTTGGCGGGCTGACGCCGGTCGGCAAGGTGGGGCAGCCGCGCGATATCGCGGCGGGCATCCTTTTCCTGGTATCCGACGCCGCGCGCTACATGACCGGCGCCGAACTGGTGATCGATGGCGGCTACACCGCGCGCTGA